One Chryseobacterium indoltheticum DNA segment encodes these proteins:
- a CDS encoding sensor histidine kinase: MFNRVITNQTKTMVLLMVVFTTVILIFGGSVYFSIVNFSHQRFYELLKIRTTTIVQIEKSKERLDLPENYILNSRNDEELPMERDYVFAIPTDSNFKKISHEVHIPDTFFKNIIRSGEANYNDSEFYYIGQTFKYQNKDYIAIASAKNHYVVHYLGFLKRTLITCMILSIFFSMIFSFYLSKTLFKPILKITGKVKEISSENLHLRLEPQPDNKELNELVETFNTMLTRIETSFETQNHLIGNVSHELRTPLTSIMGEADVALSINRTAEEYKETLEIILDEAEKLDKKIKALLLIAQTGFDGRIQKIDKVRIDQLLWDVIETLRRIDSRNNIYLDISMLPDNPKKLKVQGNEQLLHLAVANIINNGCKYSNHQQVKVSLGATDTDLYIIIKDNGIGIPESEMNKIYDPFFRASNTRNYEGYGIGLPLARNIVRMHNGELLVSSHENQGTTVQMRFPTIYGTQKEENPS; the protein is encoded by the coding sequence ATGTTCAATAGAGTCATTACCAATCAAACCAAAACAATGGTGCTTTTGATGGTTGTTTTTACAACCGTTATTCTGATTTTTGGCGGATCGGTGTACTTTTCTATTGTTAATTTTTCGCATCAGAGGTTCTATGAATTGCTAAAAATCCGTACCACCACCATTGTGCAGATCGAAAAAAGCAAAGAACGTCTCGATCTTCCAGAAAATTATATTCTCAACAGCAGGAATGACGAAGAACTTCCGATGGAAAGAGACTATGTTTTTGCAATTCCTACAGATTCTAATTTCAAAAAAATTTCGCACGAAGTGCATATTCCGGATACTTTTTTTAAAAATATTATCAGATCCGGAGAAGCCAATTACAACGATTCTGAATTTTATTATATCGGACAGACGTTTAAATATCAAAACAAAGATTATATCGCAATCGCTTCAGCAAAAAACCATTACGTCGTTCATTATCTAGGATTTTTGAAAAGAACATTAATTACATGTATGATTCTTTCGATATTTTTCAGCATGATTTTCTCTTTTTATTTGTCTAAAACTTTATTTAAACCGATTTTAAAGATCACCGGAAAAGTAAAAGAAATCAGTTCCGAAAACCTGCATTTAAGACTTGAACCTCAACCGGATAACAAAGAATTAAATGAATTGGTTGAAACGTTCAACACCATGCTGACAAGAATCGAAACTTCTTTTGAAACTCAGAATCACTTGATTGGAAATGTATCGCACGAGCTCAGAACACCGCTAACTTCGATTATGGGCGAAGCCGATGTAGCACTTTCTATCAACCGAACTGCCGAAGAATATAAAGAGACGCTTGAAATTATTTTAGATGAAGCCGAAAAGCTTGATAAAAAAATAAAAGCACTTTTACTGATTGCACAAACCGGATTTGACGGTAGAATTCAGAAAATCGATAAAGTACGAATCGACCAGCTTTTATGGGATGTTATTGAAACTTTAAGAAGAATAGATTCCCGAAATAATATTTATCTTGACATCAGCATGCTTCCCGATAATCCTAAAAAACTGAAAGTTCAGGGTAATGAGCAGCTTCTTCATTTGGCGGTTGCCAATATTATTAATAACGGCTGTAAATATTCTAATCACCAGCAGGTAAAAGTATCATTGGGCGCAACAGACACAGATCTTTATATTATCATTAAAGACAACGGAATCGGTATTCCAGAATCTGAAATGAATAAAATTTACGATCCTTTTTTCCGGGCTTCCAATACGCGAAATTATGAAGGTTACGGCATCGGTCTTCCTCTTGCCAGAAATATTGTGAGAATGCACAACGGTGAACTCTTGGTAAGTTCTCACGAAAATCAGGGAACGACCGTACAAATGCGTTTTCCTACTATTTACGGTACTCAGAAAGAAGAAAACCCATCTTAG
- a CDS encoding tetratricopeptide repeat-containing sensor histidine kinase: protein MKKFILITLLILINCKEKIKNNSTDGENKNLNKAREFRESSNEDSAYVYYVKAKEELLKDKNNTEAARAIVNVAIIECDKGDYHSSITNSIEAEKLLKNKKDSNALKIASSNYNSIAIASKNLKNYSQAIDYYKLAIKTSQKEIDSLAFYNNIGDTYLEQKNNKIAKSYFKIALKTTDSIDFARALNNLAKANFLETPSYKAYPVLEKALLIRMRQKDDKEITSSFSTLADFYFKRNPKKSLFYTNEMYKIALKNKNPDDQLEALNKLILLNSNEYSLNFSRYVSLKDSVQNARNNDFQRFGLIKFDVEKQKRSNQELTARNFQQNIGITFLALALIGTFIWYRKRRQRILLESENKLKEQQLKTAKKVHDVVANGIYQVMTKIENQGSFNKEQALDELEFVYEKSRDISYENPDSQDEKFNEKISKLVASFKNDEIKTFTVGNQEETWENVTKSTQTEIYQIIRELLVNMKKHSEANNVVFKFEKINNLINIHYTDNGIGISDDLIFKNGLSNTVSRIENINGKITFETKTEKGLKINVSFPVS, encoded by the coding sequence GTGAAAAAATTTATATTAATCACCTTATTGATTTTAATTAATTGTAAGGAAAAAATAAAAAATAATTCTACCGATGGCGAAAATAAAAATTTAAACAAAGCAAGAGAATTTAGAGAGTCATCAAATGAAGATTCTGCTTATGTTTATTATGTTAAAGCCAAAGAAGAATTACTAAAAGATAAAAATAACACAGAAGCAGCACGAGCAATTGTAAATGTTGCCATTATAGAATGTGACAAAGGAGATTATCACTCAAGTATTACTAATTCAATAGAAGCTGAAAAGCTTTTAAAAAACAAAAAAGATAGTAATGCTTTAAAAATAGCATCCAGCAATTACAATTCGATCGCAATCGCATCAAAAAATTTAAAAAACTACTCACAAGCAATTGATTATTATAAACTTGCCATAAAAACATCTCAAAAAGAGATAGATTCATTAGCTTTTTATAACAATATCGGAGACACCTATTTAGAACAAAAGAACAATAAAATTGCAAAATCATACTTTAAAATAGCTTTAAAAACAACTGACAGTATAGATTTTGCTCGTGCCTTAAATAATCTTGCAAAAGCTAATTTCTTAGAAACCCCCTCTTACAAAGCATATCCTGTGTTAGAAAAAGCTTTGCTAATTAGAATGCGCCAAAAAGATGATAAAGAAATTACCTCAAGCTTTTCGACATTAGCGGATTTCTATTTTAAAAGAAATCCCAAGAAGTCATTATTCTATACAAATGAAATGTATAAAATTGCTCTGAAAAACAAAAATCCGGATGATCAATTGGAAGCGCTAAATAAACTAATTCTTTTAAATTCTAACGAATATTCACTAAATTTTAGCAGATATGTTTCACTAAAAGACAGTGTGCAAAATGCTCGAAACAACGATTTTCAAAGATTTGGTCTCATAAAATTTGATGTAGAAAAACAAAAGCGTTCTAACCAAGAATTAACAGCAAGAAACTTTCAACAAAATATTGGAATTACTTTTTTGGCTTTAGCATTAATAGGAACATTCATTTGGTATAGAAAACGTAGACAAAGAATACTATTAGAATCTGAAAACAAATTAAAAGAACAACAACTTAAGACCGCAAAAAAAGTACACGACGTAGTAGCCAACGGGATTTATCAGGTGATGACAAAAATTGAAAATCAAGGCAGCTTCAATAAAGAACAGGCGCTTGATGAATTGGAATTTGTCTATGAAAAATCCAGAGATATCTCGTACGAAAACCCGGATTCTCAAGATGAAAAATTCAATGAAAAAATTTCAAAGCTTGTAGCTTCTTTTAAAAATGATGAGATCAAAACATTTACTGTCGGAAATCAGGAAGAAACATGGGAAAACGTTACAAAATCGACTCAAACAGAGATTTACCAGATTATTCGTGAGCTTTTGGTAAACATGAAAAAGCATAGTGAGGCAAACAATGTTGTTTTTAAGTTTGAAAAAATAAACAACCTCATCAATATTCACTATACTGATAACGGAATTGGGATTTCTGATGATTTAATTTTTAAAAACGGATTATCGAATACGGTTTCCCGTATAGAAAACATCAACGGAAAAATTACTTTTGAAACCAAAACCGAAAAAGGACTGAAAATCAATGTTTCATTTCCTGTTTCTTAA
- a CDS encoding response regulator, with protein sequence MFKKILISEDHESINISVQKTLEDLKFDNFEYVYYCDDALSKAQKAIREKKPYDLLITDLYYEEDHHPQKLKDGRELILAVRQEQPDLKIIVFSAEHKSGIIDSLFNDYGINGYVRKARHDSKELKKAIASVYDNENYLSLDLKQEVKKLNNYEFTSYDITLVSLLSQGVLQKNIPVFLQNNNIKPNSLSSIEKKLNTLKEELGISNNEQLVAFCKDLGII encoded by the coding sequence ATGTTTAAAAAAATTTTAATTTCCGAAGATCACGAAAGTATCAATATTTCAGTACAGAAAACTTTAGAAGATCTCAAATTTGATAATTTTGAGTATGTATATTATTGTGATGATGCATTATCAAAAGCTCAGAAAGCAATCCGTGAAAAGAAACCTTATGATTTGCTCATCACCGATCTTTATTACGAAGAAGATCATCATCCTCAAAAATTAAAAGACGGTCGGGAATTGATTTTGGCAGTCCGACAAGAACAACCTGATTTAAAAATTATCGTTTTTTCGGCCGAACATAAATCCGGAATAATCGATTCTCTTTTTAATGATTACGGAATCAACGGCTATGTCCGGAAAGCAAGACACGATTCTAAAGAATTAAAAAAAGCAATTGCATCAGTTTATGACAATGAAAATTATCTTTCGCTTGATCTTAAACAGGAGGTAAAAAAACTGAATAATTATGAGTTTACATCGTATGATATTACACTAGTCTCGTTACTTTCTCAAGGGGTTTTACAAAAGAATATTCCGGTATTTCTACAAAACAACAATATAAAACCCAACAGTTTGAGCAGTATTGAAAAGAAACTCAATACGCTGAAAGAAGAGTTGGGAATAAGCAACAACGAACAATTGGTTGCATTCTGCAAAGACTTAGGAATTATATAA
- a CDS encoding ROK family protein translates to MSVVDLSKQVALGIDIGGTNTKFGLVNHRGEILIKGSLPTDQYSTPEAFVDALHEQIQPMIDEHCEGKKIEGIGVGAPNANYYRGTIELAPNLPWKGVINFADLMTAKFNSPCKMTNDANAAALGEMMYGAARGMKDFIMITLGTGVGSGIVSSGHLIYGHDGFAGELGHTIVKPGGRKHWSTGSEGSLEAYASATGIAITAKKMRAEFPDSMLNQYPEEAINSKTVHECALKEDPVAVEVFRYTGQKLGEALANFVMFSSPEAILLFGGVIKAGDFILKPAKLHMERNLLPIFRNKVRLVFSELDEADAAILGASALVWEK, encoded by the coding sequence ATGTCAGTAGTAGATTTGTCAAAACAGGTTGCATTAGGTATCGATATCGGTGGAACCAATACAAAATTTGGTCTCGTCAATCACAGAGGAGAAATCTTGATTAAAGGTTCTTTGCCGACCGACCAATACAGCACACCTGAAGCATTTGTTGATGCTCTTCATGAGCAGATTCAACCGATGATCGATGAGCATTGCGAAGGAAAAAAGATTGAAGGTATAGGTGTAGGTGCTCCAAATGCAAACTACTATAGAGGAACTATAGAATTGGCTCCCAATCTTCCCTGGAAAGGAGTAATCAACTTCGCCGACTTAATGACTGCGAAATTCAACAGTCCCTGCAAAATGACCAATGATGCCAACGCTGCGGCTTTAGGAGAAATGATGTATGGTGCAGCAAGAGGTATGAAAGATTTTATCATGATTACTTTGGGAACAGGTGTAGGAAGCGGAATTGTTTCCAGTGGACATCTAATTTACGGTCATGACGGTTTTGCCGGAGAACTGGGCCACACCATTGTAAAGCCAGGCGGTAGAAAACATTGGAGTACAGGTTCTGAAGGAAGCCTCGAAGCTTATGCTTCAGCCACAGGAATTGCCATTACCGCAAAAAAAATGAGAGCAGAATTTCCGGATTCTATGCTGAATCAGTACCCGGAGGAGGCGATCAATTCTAAAACAGTGCACGAATGTGCATTAAAAGAAGATCCTGTAGCGGTTGAGGTTTTTAGATATACAGGTCAGAAATTGGGTGAAGCTTTAGCCAATTTTGTCATGTTTTCTTCTCCTGAAGCGATTTTATTATTCGGAGGAGTGATCAAAGCGGGCGATTTTATTTTGAAACCAGCTAAACTTCACATGGAAAGAAACCTCCTTCCTATTTTCAGAAATAAAGTAAGATTGGTTTTCAGTGAACTGGATGAAGCAGATGCAGCTATTCTTGGAGCAAGTGCTTTAGTTTGGGAAAAATAA
- a CDS encoding TM2 domain-containing protein, producing the protein MAVFAIPNPKKNLSVDFPIEKVRQGVKNLSLINQKYRFSNSNEIFNQYTYESYEFLSLGVYIDINLNSVTENKTEITVEIRRKLGTFNESHEVTHANNHIINIVNYIAQLVSMSSDDIIKLKSSQTQNVKVKTQGLKDKNIATILALFLGGLGIHRFYLGQPLIGILYLIFCWTFIPLCLSIIDFFAFIFMSQNRFNSKYNI; encoded by the coding sequence ATGGCTGTTTTTGCAATTCCTAATCCAAAGAAAAATCTTAGTGTTGATTTTCCAATCGAAAAAGTAAGACAAGGTGTAAAAAACTTATCCTTAATTAATCAAAAATATAGATTTTCAAACTCTAATGAAATCTTCAACCAATACACTTATGAGTCTTATGAATTCTTAAGTCTCGGAGTTTATATTGACATTAATTTAAATTCGGTAACTGAAAATAAAACAGAAATAACTGTTGAAATTAGAAGAAAGTTAGGCACATTTAATGAATCGCATGAAGTTACTCATGCCAATAATCACATTATAAATATTGTAAATTATATTGCGCAGTTGGTTTCGATGTCCTCAGACGATATTATCAAATTAAAATCTTCTCAAACTCAAAACGTAAAAGTAAAAACTCAAGGATTAAAAGATAAAAACATAGCTACTATACTGGCGTTATTTTTAGGTGGTTTAGGAATACATCGTTTTTATTTAGGCCAACCTCTTATCGGTATTCTATATTTAATATTTTGCTGGACTTTTATCCCGCTTTGCCTTTCAATTATTGATTTCTTTGCTTTCATTTTTATGTCACAAAATAGATTTAACTCAAAGTATAACATATAA
- a CDS encoding response regulator transcription factor, whose product MKKIVLIEDETSVVSFIKKGLQEKGYEISVAFDGRTGVSLVQENDFDLVILDIMLPEMNGLDVCKEIRKTNKNVPILFLTALGTSENIVLGLENGGDDYLVKPFKFIELVARVKSLLRRSNPINTPDETENEIDNKHVFQISDLIVNDYTKKVTRAGEEVSLTSTEYKLLMYFLNNPEKVISRAEILDAVWGVNYELGTNVVDVYVNYLRKKIDNQEDKKLIHTVIGMGYVLKKP is encoded by the coding sequence ATGAAAAAAATTGTTCTGATTGAAGATGAAACCAGCGTAGTCTCTTTTATTAAAAAAGGACTTCAGGAAAAAGGATATGAAATTTCTGTAGCATTCGACGGCCGCACCGGTGTAAGCTTGGTGCAGGAAAACGATTTCGATTTGGTTATTCTCGATATTATGCTGCCCGAAATGAACGGATTGGATGTCTGCAAAGAAATCAGAAAAACCAATAAAAACGTTCCTATTCTTTTTTTAACGGCATTGGGAACTTCCGAGAATATTGTTTTAGGTCTGGAAAATGGCGGTGACGATTATCTTGTAAAACCTTTTAAATTTATCGAATTAGTTGCCCGTGTAAAATCTCTGCTTCGAAGAAGTAACCCAATAAACACTCCAGACGAAACAGAAAACGAAATTGATAACAAGCATGTTTTTCAGATTTCAGATTTAATTGTCAATGATTACACCAAAAAAGTCACTCGCGCAGGTGAAGAAGTTTCTTTAACCTCCACAGAATACAAACTCCTCATGTATTTCCTCAATAATCCCGAAAAAGTGATCTCCAGAGCTGAAATTTTAGATGCCGTTTGGGGAGTCAATTACGAATTAGGAACGAATGTGGTGGATGTTTACGTAAATTATTTGCGAAAGAAAATCGATAACCAGGAAGATAAAAAGCTTATCCATACGGTAATAGGAATGGGATATGTTTTAAAAAAACCTTAG
- a CDS encoding YegP family protein: MGKFTISKRKNDEYQFNLKAGNGEIILTSEGYTTKANCHKGIESVRINSQDSSRYDRRVAVNGKDYFVLKARNGEIIGKSQYYSSKSSMESGIDSVKTNAPTAEIVDETL, translated from the coding sequence ATGGGAAAATTTACTATTAGCAAAAGAAAAAATGATGAATATCAATTTAATCTGAAAGCTGGGAACGGAGAAATCATTTTAACCAGCGAAGGTTACACGACAAAAGCAAATTGCCATAAAGGAATCGAATCTGTAAGAATCAATTCACAGGATTCTTCAAGATACGACAGAAGAGTTGCTGTAAACGGAAAAGATTATTTTGTATTGAAAGCAAGAAACGGAGAAATCATTGGAAAAAGCCAGTATTACAGTTCAAAATCAAGCATGGAAAGCGGAATTGATTCTGTAAAAACCAATGCACCAACTGCCGAAATCGTTGATGAAACTCTTTAA
- the msrA gene encoding peptide-methionine (S)-S-oxide reductase MsrA yields the protein MNKNNFQQITFGGGCFWCVESCFNILKGVESAISGYSGGHKDNPTYEEVCTGETGHAEVVQITYDPAIISYEQLMDVFFFLHDPTQLNRQGNDIGTQYRSVIYYKDDAEKAKAEEAIKASQESGRWSGTYVTELTPFEKFWPAEQYHQGYYNENPTQPYCSAVVGPKIQKFKKHFGELGMLETDSE from the coding sequence ATGAATAAAAATAATTTTCAGCAGATCACTTTTGGTGGCGGATGTTTTTGGTGTGTAGAAAGCTGTTTTAATATATTGAAAGGAGTAGAATCTGCTATTTCCGGATATTCGGGAGGTCATAAAGATAATCCTACGTACGAAGAGGTTTGCACAGGCGAAACTGGTCACGCCGAAGTGGTACAGATTACGTATGATCCTGCAATTATTTCTTATGAACAATTAATGGATGTCTTTTTCTTCCTTCACGACCCGACTCAACTCAACAGACAGGGTAATGACATCGGAACTCAATATCGTTCTGTAATTTATTATAAAGACGATGCTGAAAAGGCAAAAGCTGAAGAAGCCATCAAAGCGTCGCAGGAATCAGGAAGATGGTCTGGAACTTATGTGACAGAATTAACCCCTTTTGAAAAATTCTGGCCAGCCGAACAATACCATCAAGGATATTATAATGAAAACCCGACACAGCCTTATTGCAGCGCAGTTGTAGGACCAAAGATTCAAAAATTTAAAAAACATTTCGGAGAATTGGGAATGCTGGAAACAGATTCAGAATAA
- a CDS encoding YoaK family protein, which translates to MLRNYSNSRTLGDNIKLGTLTAFTAGTINIASLLIFLSFTSNVTGHYAVFAAEISKGNWNQVAVVGAWIFLFFFGSFTANFFVINFNKKSKYFAHAMPIVLEILCLLTVGIYGQFFYQKTLEEAEYLVALMLFATGLQNGLTASISNFLVKTTHLTGTTTDLGILMSMFTHKKYRKNPELIARAKLLSSVMLAYVTGAVFSGLTYYYLEFSVFYVISACLLVVIGYDLYKIHLRHFYTNYRYSKIYNKPNLMAYLYDRIHGNGEVVVKQQRPEKSKLVLEEKMM; encoded by the coding sequence ATGTTAAGAAATTATAGTAACAGCAGGACGTTGGGAGACAACATAAAACTGGGGACGCTGACTGCTTTTACGGCAGGAACTATAAATATAGCATCTCTATTGATATTTCTCTCATTTACGTCAAACGTAACGGGACATTATGCTGTATTTGCAGCAGAAATAAGCAAAGGAAACTGGAATCAGGTTGCCGTTGTAGGTGCCTGGATCTTCTTATTCTTCTTCGGTAGTTTTACCGCCAACTTTTTTGTCATCAATTTCAACAAAAAAAGTAAATATTTTGCCCATGCAATGCCGATTGTTCTGGAAATATTATGTCTTTTGACAGTCGGAATCTACGGTCAGTTTTTCTACCAAAAAACATTGGAAGAAGCCGAATATCTGGTCGCGTTAATGCTTTTTGCAACCGGTTTACAAAATGGTTTAACGGCAAGTATTTCAAACTTTTTGGTAAAAACTACGCATCTTACCGGAACAACAACCGACTTGGGAATTTTGATGTCTATGTTTACGCACAAAAAATATAGAAAAAATCCTGAGTTGATTGCAAGAGCCAAGCTTTTATCTAGTGTAATGTTGGCGTATGTTACAGGAGCCGTATTTTCAGGTTTGACATATTATTATCTGGAATTCAGTGTATTTTATGTGATCAGTGCCTGTTTGCTGGTCGTTATCGGATATGATCTTTATAAAATTCATCTGAGACACTTTTACACAAACTACAGATATTCGAAAATCTATAATAAACCCAATCTGATGGCTTATTTATATGACAGAATACATGGAAATGGCGAAGTTGTGGTAAAACAGCAAAGACCTGAAAAATCAAAACTGGTCTTAGAAGAAAAAATGATGTAA
- a CDS encoding type I restriction endonuclease — protein MDLKIKLEQLHQKVVGLKEQITTEEATKNAFVMPFIQILGYDIFNPTEVVPEHVCDIGTKKGEKVDYVIKNNDEPIFIIECKHWKESADAHNSQLHRYYHVSKTRFGVLTNGIVYNFYTDLEKPNIMDEKPFFTINIEDIKESSIKILESFTKKDYNLESILDSAEALKYIKAIRKEFEKEIENPSDELVKLLVNRFFEKPLTANRMISFKEYAKKALTTSINESISFRLKSALSINEQIEKQEDDVKTSQPIDENNDSKIVTTEEELEGFQIVKAILREKIPSARIAHRDTLSYFGILLDDNNRKPLCRLHFNTANKYLETFHNGKDAGEKILLNNLDEIYNYKTELLKTLENY, from the coding sequence ATGGATCTTAAAATTAAACTTGAGCAATTACATCAAAAAGTAGTTGGGTTAAAAGAGCAGATCACTACAGAAGAAGCTACCAAAAATGCTTTTGTAATGCCTTTTATACAAATTTTGGGTTATGATATTTTCAATCCTACAGAAGTCGTTCCGGAGCATGTTTGCGATATTGGAACCAAGAAAGGTGAAAAAGTAGATTACGTCATCAAAAATAATGACGAGCCCATTTTCATTATCGAATGCAAACATTGGAAAGAAAGCGCCGATGCGCACAATTCTCAACTTCACAGATATTATCATGTTTCAAAAACAAGATTCGGAGTCTTAACCAACGGAATTGTCTACAACTTCTACACAGATCTTGAGAAACCAAATATCATGGATGAAAAGCCTTTTTTTACCATCAATATTGAAGATATAAAAGAAAGTTCGATTAAAATTCTGGAAAGCTTCACCAAGAAAGATTACAATCTTGAAAGTATTCTTGATTCTGCAGAAGCCTTAAAATACATCAAAGCTATCAGAAAAGAGTTTGAAAAAGAAATTGAAAACCCTTCAGATGAATTGGTCAAATTATTAGTCAACCGTTTTTTTGAAAAACCATTAACGGCAAACCGAATGATTTCGTTTAAAGAATATGCCAAAAAGGCGTTAACAACTTCCATTAATGAATCAATCAGTTTCAGATTAAAATCTGCTTTAAGCATTAATGAGCAAATCGAAAAGCAGGAAGATGATGTAAAAACATCACAGCCGATTGACGAAAATAACGATTCTAAAATTGTAACTACAGAAGAAGAACTGGAAGGATTTCAGATTGTGAAAGCTATTTTGAGAGAAAAAATTCCATCTGCCAGAATTGCACACAGAGATACTTTATCCTATTTCGGAATTCTGCTGGATGATAATAATAGAAAACCACTTTGCAGATTGCATTTTAATACTGCAAATAAATATCTGGAAACATTTCACAACGGAAAAGATGCCGGAGAAAAGATTTTACTTAATAATCTGGACGAAATATATAATTACAAGACAGAGCTTCTGAAAACATTAGAAAATTATTAA
- a CDS encoding PepSY-associated TM helix domain-containing protein translates to MKKKHHYKKKPSIFKKWTGKLHLWFGLSIGLIIFIVSITGTLFVFKDEVENFTRKDVIYHNEQNIAQKQILPIRVLEKAVDAQLKEKYKIHWVNVPIDKKMSYQFYWYEHNTAAWNYFDEFPIYKVAYVNPYTGKVLRTYDEKNGFFSIVKSIHWSFLLKQDWGKYVVGIPVIIFVIMLISGIILWWPKNKSARKQRLSFKWKNIKNWKRKNYDLHNILGFYSSIFALIFSITGLFYAFFIVQAMIYFVFSGGNTVYPDFSHITTKAPIEQRNETTLDKVIHTVQAKYPNSFGFAIDLGHPHMDDHEHPNFSVFVKHLSYSYHKNSSLIFDENSGELLHTYNHEDKNFGEKTVAANYDIHVGSILGLPTKIIAFIVSLICASLPVTGFLIWWGRRKKTKKAV, encoded by the coding sequence ATGAAGAAAAAACACCACTATAAAAAGAAGCCCAGTATCTTCAAAAAATGGACAGGCAAACTGCATCTGTGGTTTGGTCTTTCCATCGGTTTGATCATATTTATTGTTTCAATCACCGGAACTTTGTTTGTATTCAAAGATGAGGTTGAGAATTTTACCCGTAAAGATGTTATTTATCACAATGAGCAAAATATTGCGCAAAAACAGATTTTGCCAATCCGGGTTTTAGAAAAAGCTGTCGATGCTCAGCTTAAAGAAAAATATAAGATCCATTGGGTAAATGTTCCTATCGATAAGAAAATGTCTTATCAGTTCTATTGGTACGAGCACAATACCGCAGCCTGGAATTATTTTGACGAGTTTCCTATCTACAAAGTTGCTTATGTAAATCCTTATACAGGAAAAGTATTGAGAACTTATGATGAGAAAAACGGTTTTTTCAGCATTGTAAAATCTATTCACTGGAGCTTTTTATTAAAACAGGACTGGGGAAAATATGTAGTGGGAATTCCGGTAATTATATTCGTTATCATGCTGATTTCCGGGATTATATTGTGGTGGCCAAAGAATAAATCTGCCCGAAAACAACGCCTTTCTTTCAAATGGAAAAATATCAAAAACTGGAAAAGAAAGAATTACGACCTTCATAATATTTTAGGATTTTATTCTTCTATTTTTGCTTTAATCTTTTCAATTACAGGTTTATTTTATGCCTTCTTTATCGTACAGGCAATGATCTATTTTGTTTTTTCCGGAGGAAATACGGTATACCCCGATTTTTCGCACATTACCACCAAAGCGCCGATAGAGCAAAGAAATGAAACCACATTAGATAAAGTCATTCACACGGTTCAGGCAAAATACCCGAACTCTTTTGGGTTTGCAATTGACCTTGGACATCCGCATATGGATGATCATGAGCATCCTAATTTCTCAGTTTTCGTAAAACATCTTTCTTACTCTTATCACAAAAACAGCAGTTTGATTTTTGATGAAAATTCGGGAGAGCTTTTGCATACTTATAATCATGAAGATAAGAACTTTGGCGAAAAAACAGTCGCTGCTAATTATGATATTCACGTAGGATCTATTTTGGGATTACCCACAAAAATCATTGCATTTATTGTCAGCTTAATTTGTGCTTCACTTCCCGTAACGGGGTTTTTAATATGGTGGGGAAGAAGAAAAAAGACTAAAAAAGCAGTCTGA